The Branchiostoma lanceolatum isolate klBraLanc5 chromosome 1, klBraLanc5.hap2, whole genome shotgun sequence genomic sequence CGGGGTGGCCGGGCGGGACGGACGGGACGGAGTCCCAGGCTCGGCCGGGCCGGCCGGACCTGGCGGCTTACGGGTACGGAACTTTTCCTCAGTTTCACCTTAACAATTCTGTAATATCAACATGAATATGGTAACAGAAAAAGGACGTTTATGTCTGTGGTATTGAGAAATTCGgaatgttttacatttcaaatgtTTTACTGTGACAGGGTCCAGTTGGGGACAAGGGGGACGCAGGGCCACCGGGAAGAGACGGGGCACCAGGAAAAGGTGACAACACGTTTCATCGTTGCCAATCAAATGTATATCACCACGAGATCTTCTCGTATAACTTTTTCATTTTGCCTGCCTAGCATCCGATCCAAGTATGGACGTCGCAGCTTATGTATATATACCGATATATATATGATAGTAGATAATCATCGTTCGGTTACTGGAATTAACGCTTCTGTTTCATTATCAAATTCTTCAGGAGGAAGTGTGTACACCCGATGGGGGAGGAAGACTTGTGCTGAGAACGGCGGAGCAGAGCTGGTGTACGAGGGTAAGATATTTTTGGTGACATATTTTCTTAGCTGTACCACGGCGCAAGTTACATTGAAACTAACTAATCAAGAGATGTTCCAGTAATAAGACTGGCAAAACATCTGACTATGTCTGTATACTCAAACGTCTGGGAGAAATCTTGTTTGATTTTAGGTGTGGCAGGAGGCACACATTACACTCACCAAGGCGGCGGGACCAACTACCAGTGTCTACCGAACGACCCACAGTGGGGAAGGTACCAAGATGGAGTCCAAGGGTGGAAGGCTTTCATGTACGGTGCTGAGTACCAGTTGAACACAAACTATCCGTTCGGCTCCGCCTCCCTTCACGATGACAACGTCCCGTGTGCGGTCTGCTACGTCCCAACCCGCGCCAGTAAGTTAATGATCCCTGCCCGTAACATATGCCCCGCCGGCTGGACACAGGAATACGATGGGTACCTCATGGCTGGTCACTACAGCCACGCTGGTGCCAAAGAGTACGTCTGTGTGGATGAACAGCCTGAGGCCGTACCGGGCGGGCACGCCGACCATAACGGGGCGCTGTTCTACCCCGTGGAAGCCCGCTGTGGGTCCCTGCCGTGTCCCAGCTACGTGGAAGGGAGGGAGCTCACCTGCGCCGTCTGCACAAAGTAGAACATTAGTGGAACATCCATTGTGTAATCTATAAAATGTTCCTAACAATGAAACACGCAGCTCATGTCATCCATCGAAGTCTACTTCCTGAGCAAAGCACGCTTCAATACACTTTTGTTAACACCAACacttgatgtttttttgttacaCATTTTGATGATATTTCTGTTTCCAAGATTTCCATTGTGTCAAAGGCATATTGTTTTGCTGTGGCTAGGTTGTGTTAGGTGGTTTTTTTTTGGAGAGTAGATAACTAAGTCTGTGGCTGGTCTTGGCTAAGGACAGCGTTTACAAGTTGTAAGGGGACTATCAAATGTtgcgtggttttattttttgtcttgTAGTGCGTTTGTTCTTCATCGTTGTCATCCTTTGAAAAGTTGTTTATCTTTTCAGAAGGGAACTTAAACGAAGCTGACCAGACTAGCAATCATTAGTTTATAAAAGTATCCGTGATGGGATGAAGTATATTTCAATTCTTATTGCAACGTCATCACTGTCATATTCTTCGAAATTACGCAGGTATGAAAGTAATGTGATCacattacaaaattaatgtagaaGTTCTTGAGGTATGGTACGGCTGCAAACGCCCAGTACGCTACTCTAAGACGATTTTTTGTATCTCTCTGCATATCCGTATAGTTTGTCTGTCGACGTCGTAGCCAGATTTGACATACTTGTACCTCCATGCCGAGATGATCATGATTATCTACTTGTTAAAGTAAAGTCGTATCTTGGGAGGTGCAGTGGTTGATGACATAATCATCAACAGCATTCTGCTTTGGTCTTCACAATAAACAACTGCATTGTGTGTGAATATCAGACGTTTGTCATTCTCTATATGTTACACCTAACACGAATATTTTTAAATGTTTGGAGATTGACTGTTACTATAGCACATAAGGCCATTCTTCTATTCTTATCAACTGAAGGTCTTTTCGCAAAGCTGAAGAGATGGTAACTACAATGACAATGTTTTTTCTctaaaatgatgaaatatttcAAGCTACAACATAAAGGCACAACTGGTGCCGTAAATGAGCTCATAGAGCTCATAACATTAACACATATATCACTTCATTGTATACCAGTCTATTTGATGGCGTCCAACAGACTAAGTACtgcttttcaaaatatttttgaacttttttgcttttttagTGAACTTCAACTTGTCCTTCCTATACAGATTTTGTAGTAACCTTATATACAACGATAATGATTTAGACAATTATACAGTATCATAATCTAAGTTATTCATCGTTCTATACATGTGTTATACAAATGATTTCTATCATATTGTGGTGTTCACTCCAGCAATGCTGTGTAGTTTGCCTCGTGTATTGCACTGTCGTTATGGTATTTGTTTCGGCACTAGCTTTTGTCCGGCCGGCAAAATAAACagtctctttattcattttctcTATATATAACCTATACTATAACTTAACCAATAACTTATCATGACTGTGGAACTCAGAGGAAGTCCGATATTCAAACAGTTGTAATCAGCTCCACAAACCGATCCCCCGACCGTTCCTCATACACGATCCTGCTGTCAGCAAAAGTCTTGGCACCACAGTTGAACTTacgtgtgggggaggggggcgagttcctgaaaagcaaaacaaaacatgcaagtCACAGACATGTAGTGCATGTAGACATTAATTACTGTGATAGGAATCAAGCTACTTAAAGACtgttttaagtttatgttaGTTTCTCTAAGATTTCCGATACCGTGACTTATTCTGTCTCAgcctactcttcaagcagaggttggtggggaagattgtgaccttattatcatatgccccgtttttgtcAGCTCTCCCCGGACTATGTAAAGCTCACCTCCCGAAGTTTTCCCCGTCCTCCAGAGTGTTGGGAAGCGGCACGTCGTGTGTTTCGGGCAGCACGGTGACGACCATGCTGGTGACGCAGGACAGCACGCCCAGCGTCATCAGAGGGAGGGGCCGCCAGACGTTACCAAGGAGACTAAGGAACGGAGCCACGATGCCGCCCACTCGGGAGACCATGATGGTGGTGCCGACGCCCATGTGTCTGTTGTTTGATAAAGGTACGTATTATAGAATTCAGATTTGCAACTTATAATCGACATATTCGCGTATTTTCCTCACATTTATACGCGAAAGACGTCCTTTAATTTTCGGTAGCCTACCGAATATCCCCAGCTGCAGACAAAACAGCTGAGAACTCATGCGCGGTTGGGAATATGCGCATATTTTACGATGTTCCCACGACACAGTCGCATTCACACACTGTGAATATCGCTGCCGCAGTGTAATACGGTAGATTTAActtatgatgaaaaaaaaaacattaaaacagcaactatgtttcaatgttttgatCGGTCAGATCATACAATACGTGCCAAAGAGAGATACATCATACAAACATAATGCATCCAAGGCATCTTACTACCTTTACAAATTCTTTATCGGAAACACAAATTGATCTGAACAGGCCACAGACTGTTTGATTCAACCATGATCTTTCTACGGGTTCCCGTcttattttggcgacgcctcaggagcgGAGGCATTTGTTTTAGTGAAGAGTTTGCTCACCTGACTACAGTCGGGAAGAGTTCTGTACAGTAGATGTCGAGGATGGCGAGTGTGCTGCTAGCGCCAAACCTGCCCACTGTAGCTAGTGCTGTCGCCACATGGCCAATGTCTGCGATAGAAATGGCGGAGTAtcaaaacccttaagctgccagtcccggttttatcagggatacagaaacatgccttatGTGCTGCACccagttataaccgggatagggtattccccagaagaaaacagctttgcgtgcgtgtagcgttCATGATCAAAGCctggaagttaggggagttagggccGGCGGCTGTTTCACGGGTTTCGGTAaggaaggtcaggggtcaaaagtttttatttttacttaaTAAAaatctggcagcttaagggttaaaccAGTGATCCTCTACCACCAGTTAGGACGGCGTTCTCGACGTGCGCTCTATGCGACCTTAAATAGAGCGCtcaatttcatcgataaaaaaaggaatatttttacgctttctgtgttttgtctttATAGCCATACTTAAACATTTTGCTTGATATTCCAATTTttaaatcaaggattagacaagtccgatttaggtcgcagcgagagcgcagcgcaaTTGTCGTCTAGTTGAATAGGGGCAACAGGTCGTTACTATTTCTGGATCGTCACTATAGGTTTGCAGAATTGCTGTTAGTAATAGAATTTGACATTCGTATGAAATTGCATTAGAGTAATCATCGATAATGCCACTGACAAGAAAGCTAGGATATTTCGAAATGAAATCTTACCGTTTGGAATGGCTGCTGTGGCCAAGCAGGAGACGCCAGCAAGTAGACTGAAGGCAACAGTGGGCGGTTTGCGGCCCCATCTTTGCATGGTTACCCCTGCCGTCAAAATGGCGACTGTTTCGACGCATGCGCCGAGAATGAAGTTGACGTAATGGCTGCCGGCCAGCTGAGACGTCCCGAACAGGAGACCAACGTAAACACAGAGGGCGTTAAAACTGTGAAGGAGGAAGACAATATGGACCTGAGCGTTATCATGTATGGTGGGACACAAGCTGGTACTAGTGTCTGCTAAGGTCACAATtcccaaaccggggcccggccgggcagtttgcgggaacgaaaagtttgatataaatgacaactgaaaaagttgcaaaaatgATTCATGAGCGCCATTCGTGTTActatattcttgatatgaattgtttaaTTTCCGTTCACGTAAacaacccggccgggccccggtatggaaatgtgacctaagcataatgCAGTAGGGCGAGCAGATTACAGTTATTGACCTGAAGCTAAGTTACAATTAAAGGACAACAGACGCCCGTTTTAGCGAGTATGAATAGGAATATGTTATGATCTATCTCTTAAGTAAATTTTTCGGTTGAAGTTTACAAGTCATTTACTTATACACCTGTTATCTTGACAAAGGAAAGTCTTTGTAACGGTGGATTGACCAATTCATCGATTTTCCTGCCAATtaactaatcaatcaatcaatcaatcaaatcaataaatcaattcaCCTTGCGAAGATAATCGTAACTGTGATCCTCCTCATGTTCGGCGTTCGAACAAGATCCAGTAGGTTGTAGTTCCTCTTAGAGTCGCCAGGAGTTCCACTGGCATTGGCACTGCCACTACCAGAGGTACTACTCTCTACATACTCGTACATTTTCGCAGGCACTTCTATTTCGTTGTACTTGGCGATTCGCTGGATCGTTTTTCTCCACTCTTCTACCTTGTTGTTCAGGAGAAGCCACCTTGGGGACTCTGGTATAAACCTAGGCAAACGATTTCAAGTACATTTTACTTACAAAAACTTTGAGCATGAGAGAAACAACAGGAGGTACATTGTAAGAATGTGGGTGTTTGCGAAGGTTTTAAAATGATTACCATGTGAGCGGATAAAGGTAGGATAACAACTTATTGCAGAGGACGTTTCAATAAAGGTGACGTACCAAAGGATGACTACTTCCTATGACTTTTTTCAAATATCTATACGAAATCTTTGATTCTTGCACAACAGCGATATGATCTTACCACCAAGCTATGAGGGACAGCACCCCTGGCGAAGTTATTGCGAGCTGCAGGATCCACCAGTCTCTGATGACGTAAGCTAGAATTCCCAGAAGGGCGTAGCCGACTGAGGGACACAGGGTTGAGCAGATCCCGAATGCCATTCGCCACGAAGTACCTATTGTCTCCATTCCTAAAATATAACAAGAGAACGTTTCAGGTTCAAAGTTGATAAAGCTTATTAGGAAaattcatccatacaatcaataCAATTTCAATGtgcacatctctgtctaagctacctgcatacatgtacatacaatcacGGAAATCCgtatttcctttgttcagttatcctccaTGAAAGGTTTTAACAAAACACGCCCTGCAGCTCCAGGGTGAGCTGCAAGGGGGTCGGtccaaacctacattacttttccttacatcaaaagctgcCACCAAAATATCGAGACCAAAGCATACCCAGAGCATGAGATGCACAAAACGGAACATTTTCCTGCAATATCAAAGTAATACCCTTTTGcaaaatcgacattgatttTCGTCTTgttaacacctacccacataccaaatatcacagtCCGTCCATCCATTAGTCGACTAGTGCAACTTATACTACTCTAGACTATTTCAGACTCCAGTGGGTTGCTGAAACAAATGGtaggaattggccaaatatGCTGAATAATCAACGAGAGGAGTTAGGCGGCCGATGAGCTACACATTTGTAGCCCAATCTTATCGTGACTTTAGTTCATTGCTCTGTATCAACTCAAGAGGTCTGGTAGAGAAAAACATCTCCCCTATATGATCCTACATAGTTGATACTAAAACGATGCCCAGTCTCTAGGCTATCTGTACCTGTGACCAGTGTAGTGAACTGCAGTCCGTTCTGTGCGTACCTGTGACCAGTGTAGTGAACCGCATTCCGTTCTGTGCGTACCTGTGACCAGTGTAGTGAACCGCAGTCCGTTCTATGCGTACCTGTGACCAGTGTAGTGAACCGCAGTCCGTTCTGTGCGTACCTGTGACTAGTGTAGTGAACTGAAGTCCGTTCTGTGCGTACCTGTGACCAGTGTAGTGTACTGCAGTCCGTTCTGTGCATACCTGTGACCAGTCACTGCAGTCCGTTCTATTCGTACCTGTGACCAGTGTAGTGAACCACAGTCCGTTCTGTGCGTACCTGTGACCAGTGTAGTGAACCGCAGTCCGTTCTATGCGTACCTGTGACCAGTGTAGTGAACCGCAGTCCGTTCTGTGCGTACCTGTGACCAGTGTAGTGAACCGCAGTCCGTTCTGTGCGTACCTGTGACCAGTGTAGTGAACCGCAGTCCGTTCTGTGCGTACATGTGACCAGTGTAGTGAACCGCAGTCCGTTCTATGCGTACCTGTGACCAGTGTAGTGAACCGCAGTCCGTTCTGTGCGTACCTGTGACTAGTGTAGTGAACTGAAGTCCGTTCAGTGCGTACCTGTGACCAGTGTAGTGTACTGCAGTCCGTTCTGTGCATACCTGTGACCAGTGTAGTGAACCGCAGTCCGTTCTGTGCGTACATGTGACCAGTGTAGTGAACCGCATTCCGTTCTATGCGTACCTGTGACCAGTGTAGTGAACCGCAGTCCGTTCTGTGCGTACCTGTGACCAGTGTAGTGAACCGCAGTCCGTTCTGTGCGTACCTGTGACCAGTGTAGTGAACCGCAGTCCGTTCTGTGCGTACATGTGACCAGTGTAGTGAACCGCAGTCCGTTCTATGCGTACCTGTGACCAGTGTAGTGAACCGCAGTCCGTTCTGTGCGTACCTGTGACTAGTGTAGTGAACTGAAGTCCGTTCAGTGCGTACCTGTGACCAGTGTAGTGTACTGCAGTCCGTTCTGTGCATACCTGTGACCAGTCACTGCAGTCCGTTCTATGCGTACCTGTGACTATAGTGTAGTGTACTGAAGTCCGTTCTGTGCGTACCTGTGACCAGTGTAGTGAACTGCAGTCCGTTCTGTGCGGCTCCCAGAATGAACCGCAGCGCGATGAAGGCTGCCAGGTTGGACGTGAAGGCGAGACCGGTGCCGCACGTGACCAGCAGCAGCACGCACACCAGTAACGTCCGGTGACGACCGCAACTGAAaggaataacataaacaggtgCCATTCTTGGTCTCAACGTTGAGCTTGAGCCTCAAAAGTCATGCCGCTTTAAGTCATCTACTACATGTCGCTACTTTTGGACACACTAACTTGATGTTATAGTAGACTTCATGTGAAGAACGCAAGTCAACCCAACTGAGAGAGAGGGGAAAATGTGGTTGAAGAAAAGTTAAGCTTAAATATTTAAAACGATTGACCTCGCGGTGCAACGCCGGATAAATCTTTTGTGCCTTGTAACTTCAAGGCTTTCTCTTTTTCGATATTGCAATCACTGTGTACAATGTGCCGGTGGTCTCATATAGCTGTTGCACTTTGTTCGacaattcttttatttgcaTGTGAAGCGTTATCTTATTCTTTTCCAGTCCAATTGACTTTTTCTGGAGATGCGACATTTTAAAGAAACAGACTTAGTTACTAATAAGTAACTGACTTACCTGTCGGATAGGACTCCAAAGATAAAACCTCCAGTGGCCACCCCCGCCATGAAAATGGACTGTGCCAACTCTCGTAACCAGGCTCTCTCACACACCAAGTTGTACTGAAGGGGCGGGTTAAAAAGGACATGAAGgaggtagcctggagtccagccttgttaggtTTGGTCCGCCCCCAACGGTCGCTATTCCACAGAGCAGCCGTCGGaccgttgggagcggaccaaagccaATGAGACTCCAGTTTAATCGTGAGCAAGAAAAAATAAATCCTCACTCATCACCAGTCTCATGCTCGGAGGGTCCTCGAAACTTAACAGAAACTAAGAGTGAATGTAACGTCCACTGTTTCTTAATGATCTTGTATGTATCAATTTAGCTAGTCATAGTTAGCGTAGTCCGGTGTACGAGACTGAGTGGACCCTTAAATCAACTGATATTCCAtcctaatatctgcttggagattagtctgtGGCTAGCTGTCCATGTGTCACGTGACGCGGATCGTCAAGACAATACAAGCAGACGGCAATTATCTTGCCCGTTTATAAGCTTTGTGTAAAGCACTCAAAAATACTTCAGTGCAAGTAATTTTTTTGCCATGTGTATTCTTAGAACCTGTCAAGTCATCCTCCTCCACAGAAGAACATTCATCCCTGCTACAGTTAAGATGGATCAGACTCCCGCAGGACATTGTGAACACAAAGGACTCTCAGGACTTTAAACGTTAAGTTAACGCCCACCTCAGCGTCACTCGTCAGCGCCCTGTGTAATGAACATTATTCAGctctgctgctaagctgaggtcaTGGCAACAGCCGCGATAGATAATAACAAAATGGGTAGCCCTGGCCATCATGGCCTCCCAATGTGTGACGCTCTTGCAGGTCTTCTGAGGGACACCATGGTTTACTTTTggagggagcgctgattcgtgattttcaacatatcggggccaggttcttttacTGGAGAGAACATTTATGCCGCCGgctctccagcaaaagaacctggcccataTGAGTTGAAAATCGCGCCAGCGCCCCCCTCACCAAAAAATAAACACCGGCGCCGCCCCGAAGGCCTGCAAAGggggctacttatagaaaacccgttatttattcatttattagtGTTATATATATGTGGACCCTATTCTCACCATGATGCAAATACCGCCTTGTACCTCTACGACttaagccaggtacccattttttacacctgggtggtgtgaagaaagtcgtgtaaagttcTCTTCGGTGGCGTCAGAGCAGAGAGTCGAACTCGGGACCACTGGGCGAAACAcactgccgttacgccacacgactcATGAATGTCTTTTGTCATTCAACTTGATAGTGACAATAGAAACAGTGTAATTCCTTCCATTGTGAACAAGGATAGCAATTAACACCTTGAAACCTGAACTGCTGTTTATTCAAGAGGGTCTGTTGTTCTACCAGCATGTGTTAACAGTATCTGCGTTGCGCTtggttaaagcaaggaggttttatactaagtactagtacataaaacctccttggttgaacttgaagtcaGTTGAGTTGAGTGGCGGCCGTTAAGAgggcggaccaaagctaacaactTAACAAGGCTGACCTCCAGGCTACGCAAATACGTCCTAACTATGACGCGTGCACTCCGCGTCAAGGACGCGTTATTTTCCCCTATAGCATATTTCTACTAAACATATTCAAACATAGAACATATCATTGGATTACGCTGTATTAAAAATGGGATATTAAAGGAAcgtatttttttataaaatccTAGAAATTTGAAGTCCATTGAGGTCAGATGAAGAGcattgtataatgtccttgctcttaTTTTTACCTCCTTCCAGTGCTCAGAGAAAAGTCAGCTACCAATCGGATTTTGTTTGGTCGTTCAGCAGCCGGTGGTATCAAAACGCGGGCGGGGCTGTGCACGTGGCCTACCAGAGATTGTAAACCAAGCGCTTGCCGTGATGTTGCTCGAAAATCTGAATCATTCCTTTTTCATTGCCGATGAAATAATTCAAACAGGATGGTGTTTCCAGTTCAAATCATTACGTGGGTTGTTTTGCAGCACAGTGTATCTATAattcaaattaaaaaaatctatttacGTTATGTCCGACAACATACACTTTACAAAATCAAACCGACTCTCACCACTCTAGAAcacaactaacaaacaaacaaacaagcagaaaCATATTCATATACTGAATaattacatatactagtatacgtGGATCACTTTGCAATGTAATCTAtctacttgtttatttgttagcACTTAAAAATGatagatacataacaatgaaaTATAAATGAGATATAACAGAGGCCGGAAACTTATAGATAAGTATggataataaatgaataaaacaatacaGTGAGAACATAATACAATAAAGACTTTGCCATAATTTGGGTAGTCATGCATGAATATGAGTTAAATTTGGAGTTCCCAGTAGTAACAAGAAAACGCAACCCATATTAGGAAAAAGTAGGGTTATCCATAAAATCAGCTTTAGTGTGACTCTTATCGCTCTTACGAATATAGAAAAAGAGGAACACTGTCAACTTTACTGTCTTATTCAAGCTATTCCAAACCACTGGACCCCTGTTAATGACTGTGAATTGTCGTTGGTTACATTTTGTGAATTTGCTGCTGAATctacttcatttcattttcttttaagttCACGTAAAAATGTCACTCACGGAAACTCACCTTTAGTTCTGTCCCAAAGCAAATTATGCAAGTTTGGGTGAAACCCATGTGCAAATTACTAGTAATTAGACACACGGGGTTCCCCCAAACGTGCATAATCAGCCCAGGAGAGAACAATGGAGGTCCGTAGGCCCTCTCAATATTTTCcccaaaatcattttctaatagGTCCCCCAAAATCCTATTTTAACCCCAAGTCTAGTTGGTAGTGTTAGTGTCTAACTTTGCCCAGTTGCATTGATGTATTCTGCAACAAAATGTAGACAGGCAAACGAACAAAATGCGGAGGCGCTTGGTAATTTTGGTTGTGAAGATAACGGAACTGAATCGGCCAGGTTTCACACAAAACGTTCGCCTTACCTGCA encodes the following:
- the LOC136432374 gene encoding organic cation transporter protein-like isoform X2 codes for the protein MGYDAILQYLGDFGPFQRRTALLLLLGNFQTGMHIAVMTFIGAIPDHHCRVADTGLSAYNTTWPEALNFSIPMEEVDGTWRLSSCRRYSSEVISGNFTTTGCPGDSQHGNLTSACCESRWDYRNGNTTGCTDGWAYDRSQYHSSVVMQYNLVCERAWLRELAQSIFMAGVATGGFIFGVLSDSCGRHRTLLVCVLLLVTCGTGLAFTSNLAAFIALRFILGAAQNGLQFTTLVTGMETIGTSWRMAFGICSTLCPSVGYALLGILAYVIRDWWILQLAITSPGVLSLIAWWFIPESPRWLLLNNKVEEWRKTIQRIAKYNEIEVPAKMYEYVESSTSGSGSANASGTPGDSKRNYNLLDLVRTPNMRRITVTIIFASFNALCVYVGLLFGTSQLAGSHYVNFILGACVETVAILTAGVTMQRWGRKPPTVAFSLLAGVSCLATAAIPNDTWASAPPSWSPEWAASWLRSLVSLVTSGGPSL
- the LOC136432404 gene encoding short-chain collagen C4-like produces the protein MTLEKQSPFLSGGPTRRDRLPVLVGPLVGVLAALVCGISVLTGVVVLHNMQQENTGLRERLVAVENMQQELTGVRGELTGVRGELTAARERLAVLENLQGFTGEDLSEADGLMTPDDGDRGSVRVKRDGPALGGRCPQGPPGPAGRDGVAGRDGRDGVPGSAGPAGPGGLRGPVGDKGDAGPPGRDGAPGKGGSVYTRWGRKTCAENGGAELVYEGVAGGTHYTHQGGGTNYQCLPNDPQWGRYQDGVQGWKAFMYGAEYQLNTNYPFGSASLHDDNVPCAVCYVPTRASKLMIPARNICPAGWTQEYDGYLMAGHYSHAGAKEYVCVDEQPEAVPGGHADHNGALFYPVEARCGSLPCPSYVEGRELTCAVCTK
- the LOC136432374 gene encoding organic cation transporter protein-like isoform X1; translated protein: MGYDAILQYLGDFGPFQRRTALLLLLGNFQTGMHIAVMTFIGAIPDHHCRVADTGLSAYNTTWPEALNFSIPMEEVDGTWRLSSCRRYSSEVISGNFTTTGCPGDSQHGNLTSACCESRWDYRNGNTTGCTDGWAYDRSQYHSSVVMQYNLVCERAWLRELAQSIFMAGVATGGFIFGVLSDSCGRHRTLLVCVLLLVTCGTGLAFTSNLAAFIALRFILGAAQNGLQFTTLVTGMETIGTSWRMAFGICSTLCPSVGYALLGILAYVIRDWWILQLAITSPGVLSLIAWWFIPESPRWLLLNNKVEEWRKTIQRIAKYNEIEVPAKMYEYVESSTSGSGSANASGTPGDSKRNYNLLDLVRTPNMRRITVTIIFASFNALCVYVGLLFGTSQLAGSHYVNFILGACVETVAILTAGVTMQRWGRKPPTVAFSLLAGVSCLATAAIPNDIGHVATALATVGRFGASSTLAILDIYCTELFPTVVRHMGVGTTIMVSRVGGIVAPFLSLLGNVWRPLPLMTLGVLSCVTSMVVTVLPETHDVPLPNTLEDGENFGRNSPPSPTRKFNCGAKTFADSRIVYEERSGDRFVELITTV